A part of Paraliobacillus zengyii genomic DNA contains:
- a CDS encoding DUF1700 domain-containing protein, producing the protein MDKRGFMRELDYHLRDLSISERKDILEDYTDHFKIGEIDGKTEQDVVLELGSPFAIAQSRLATSQHMQMGDEETTTTYERKSPTHLTRSFIIGIILFLINLIVVAGPAVALFSIWLSGWAVAISFTLAPVAWIVSLFIQSDRGDLATFFIVLTLTSIGVLIGIAMIPITKLFYRLTMKYILWNVRMIRG; encoded by the coding sequence ATGGATAAACGTGGATTCATGAGGGAATTGGATTATCATTTAAGAGATTTATCTATTTCTGAAAGGAAAGATATTTTAGAAGACTATACTGATCATTTTAAGATTGGTGAAATCGATGGGAAAACAGAACAGGATGTAGTTCTCGAACTAGGAAGTCCATTTGCTATAGCGCAAAGCAGATTAGCAACTAGTCAACACATGCAAATGGGTGATGAAGAGACGACTACAACTTATGAGCGTAAATCACCAACGCATTTGACTCGGTCGTTTATTATTGGCATCATATTATTTTTGATAAACTTAATAGTTGTGGCGGGGCCGGCGGTAGCTTTGTTTTCAATTTGGCTTAGTGGATGGGCTGTGGCTATCTCCTTTACACTAGCACCTGTGGCATGGATAGTTTCCCTTTTCATTCAGTCAGATCGAGGTGACTTGGCAACGTTCTTCATTGTCTTAACATTGACAAGTATAGGAGTACTAATTGGCATTGCTATGATTCCAATTACAAAGCTGTTTTATAGGCTTACTATGAAATATATATTATGGAATGTTCGAATGATAAGGGGGTAA
- a CDS encoding response regulator has protein sequence MIKVLFVDDHEMVRIGVSAYLATQSDIEVVAEADNGKKAIELALELRPDVILMDVVMDEMDGIEATRQIILAWPEAKILMVTSFIDDDKVYPALEAGATSYVLKTSKASEIARAIRNTYQGESVFEAEVANKVLTRMRKKHEIALHETLTTRENEILLLIAQGKTNQEIADQLFIALKTTKVHVSNILSKLEVQDRTQAAIYAHQQKLV, from the coding sequence ATGATTAAAGTTTTATTTGTTGATGATCATGAGATGGTGCGAATTGGTGTTAGTGCTTATTTGGCTACTCAATCTGATATTGAAGTTGTTGCGGAAGCTGATAACGGTAAAAAGGCGATAGAACTTGCTTTAGAATTACGACCAGATGTTATTTTAATGGATGTTGTGATGGATGAAATGGATGGAATTGAAGCAACACGACAAATCATTTTGGCCTGGCCAGAAGCAAAAATCTTAATGGTTACTAGTTTCATTGATGATGACAAAGTTTACCCGGCATTAGAAGCGGGAGCAACAAGTTATGTATTGAAAACATCAAAAGCAAGTGAAATCGCTAGAGCCATACGGAATACGTATCAAGGTGAATCGGTTTTTGAAGCAGAAGTAGCTAATAAAGTACTGACAAGAATGAGAAAGAAACATGAAATAGCACTTCATGAAACATTAACGACAAGAGAAAATGAAATACTATTGTTAATTGCACAAGGGAAAACAAATCAAGAAATTGCAGATCAACTATTTATTGCGCTTAAAACAACGAAAGTACATGTTAGTAATATTCTAAGTAAATTAGAAGTACAAGATCGAACACAAGCTGCAATTTACGCCCATCAACAAAAACTTGTTTAG
- a CDS encoding sensor histidine kinase codes for MRKIISRSILVGIIQTLLLSVILLSVFLVNFPLQNWLEIWYRPVLGMPFIILIFLISLLFGIVSGLMNGFFWKNQLEIVERALSKLEQATPETTIVYEGPLTEIAMVMDRIKQLQVTLQDQTKRSQKLISERVENQAEKIEEVITQERNRLARELHDSVSQELFAASMLVSAMNELPVAQDEQMQKPIQQVETMIQQAQLEMRALLLHLRPIALKDNSLKQGMDQLLQELDQKVPLEIIWDVTDVDLSRGIEDHLFRILQESVSNTLRHAKAEILDILLIERDGFVILRVMDDGVGFDLEKKSSSYGLANMEERAAEIGAKLRLVSVPNKGTRIEVRVPIMDVKGDEND; via the coding sequence ATGAGAAAAATAATAAGTAGGTCCATTCTCGTTGGCATAATTCAAACGCTACTATTAAGTGTGATCTTACTTTCTGTATTCTTAGTTAATTTCCCTTTACAAAATTGGCTCGAGATATGGTATCGTCCTGTGCTTGGTATGCCGTTTATCATTTTAATTTTCTTGATTAGTTTATTATTTGGGATAGTAAGTGGCTTAATGAACGGATTTTTTTGGAAAAACCAGTTAGAAATAGTTGAAAGGGCATTAAGTAAGTTAGAACAAGCAACACCAGAGACTACCATCGTCTATGAAGGGCCATTAACAGAGATTGCTATGGTCATGGATAGAATAAAGCAGCTTCAAGTTACTTTACAGGACCAAACGAAAAGAAGTCAGAAACTTATTAGTGAACGCGTTGAAAATCAAGCAGAGAAAATAGAGGAAGTAATTACACAAGAACGAAATCGCTTAGCAAGAGAACTCCATGATTCAGTTAGTCAAGAACTTTTCGCTGCTTCTATGCTTGTTTCTGCAATGAATGAATTACCTGTGGCACAAGACGAACAAATGCAGAAGCCAATTCAACAAGTTGAAACAATGATACAACAAGCACAACTGGAAATGCGCGCATTACTTCTTCACTTACGTCCGATTGCATTAAAAGATAATTCATTGAAGCAAGGAATGGATCAGTTACTACAAGAGTTAGATCAAAAGGTTCCTTTGGAAATTATATGGGATGTAACAGATGTAGATCTAAGTAGAGGGATAGAAGACCATCTCTTTCGTATTTTACAAGAATCAGTCTCGAATACATTACGGCACGCAAAAGCAGAAATACTAGATATTCTTTTAATAGAACGAGATGGCTTTGTCATTTTACGTGTAATGGATGATGGCGTTGGATTTGATTTAGAAAAGAAATCTAGTTCATATGGATTAGCAAATATGGAAGAAAGAGCCGCAGAAATTGGAGCGAAGTTACGTCTTGTTAGCGTACCTAATAAAGGAACAAGAATTGAAGTACGTGTACCTATTATGGATGTAAAGGGTGATGAAAATGATTAA
- the liaF gene encoding cell wall-active antibiotics response protein LiaF: MLNHNKMRKIHYVLLAIIIFFIYEVIFIHTESFIWIGIWLGMIYLARQYYYRPAGRTFFWIGLIGFIITLINTTTFQFILFVLLVFLLLNWYQSKQTSTYHQPQFPSTKEGTNKKVLFSNKWFGKQQTAGHSYQWEDINIQSTFGETVIDLTYTVLPKGEPLIIVRQLIGTIQIVIPFDVEVSVHHSVLMGAVDILDHRDDNMTNRVVHLQTENYHAANQKVKIVTSMIAGKIEVIRG; the protein is encoded by the coding sequence ATGCTAAATCACAATAAAATGAGAAAAATTCATTATGTACTATTAGCTATTATAATTTTCTTTATATATGAAGTCATTTTTATTCATACGGAATCATTTATCTGGATCGGAATATGGTTAGGTATGATTTATCTTGCACGCCAATACTACTATCGACCTGCAGGTAGGACCTTTTTTTGGATCGGATTAATCGGTTTTATTATAACTTTAATCAACACAACAACATTCCAATTTATCTTGTTTGTTTTGCTAGTTTTTCTTTTGCTTAATTGGTATCAATCAAAACAAACTTCCACGTATCACCAACCACAATTTCCATCTACGAAAGAAGGGACGAATAAAAAGGTTCTTTTTAGTAATAAATGGTTTGGAAAACAACAAACAGCAGGACATTCTTATCAGTGGGAGGATATCAATATTCAATCAACTTTTGGTGAGACAGTAATTGATTTGACCTATACGGTTTTACCAAAAGGTGAGCCATTGATCATTGTTAGACAACTGATAGGTACCATTCAAATTGTCATCCCATTTGATGTGGAAGTGAGTGTTCACCATTCCGTACTGATGGGAGCTGTTGACATATTGGACCACCGTGATGATAATATGACGAATCGCGTCGTGCATCTACAAACGGAGAATTACCACGCTGCAAATCAAAAAGTGAAAATTGTCACCTCGATGATTGCAGGCAAAATTGAGGTGATACGTGGATGA
- a CDS encoding PspA/IM30 family protein yields the protein MTNVFTRIKDTIVADFHELLDQKEQKNPMTHLNQYIRNCEEEVRSLKKLIEKQYAIKQEYNRELQLAKTMMTKRKRQVTLAEEMNEVALLDEASAELQRYEARVEQLTEMNNQNFEQLELIEAKYIEMKHKLKDLYVKRLELKGRENVARVHKGMNKVLHTELIERSESKFQEVEAYIERLEQQVTTDGRLHTLDARFQELEKQVSTAK from the coding sequence ATGACAAATGTTTTTACTCGAATAAAAGATACAATAGTAGCAGACTTTCATGAATTATTGGATCAAAAAGAACAAAAAAACCCAATGACGCACTTGAATCAATACATTCGCAACTGTGAAGAAGAGGTTAGAAGTTTAAAGAAATTAATTGAAAAGCAATATGCGATAAAACAAGAATATAACCGTGAATTACAATTGGCTAAAACAATGATGACGAAAAGGAAACGTCAAGTAACGTTAGCTGAAGAAATGAATGAAGTAGCACTTCTAGATGAAGCGTCAGCAGAACTACAAAGATATGAGGCACGTGTGGAACAATTAACAGAAATGAATAATCAAAATTTTGAACAATTAGAGTTAATAGAAGCAAAATACATTGAAATGAAGCACAAACTCAAAGATTTATACGTAAAACGTTTAGAATTAAAAGGTAGAGAAAATGTCGCGCGTGTCCATAAAGGGATGAATAAGGTACTTCATACGGAATTAATAGAGCGTAGTGAATCAAAATTTCAGGAAGTAGAAGCGTATATTGAACGATTAGAACAACAAGTTACAACAGATGGACGATTACACACGCTAGATGCGAGGTTTCAAGAATTAGAAAAGCAGGTTTCTACTGCTAAATAA
- a CDS encoding flagellar basal body rod protein, whose protein sequence is MKIFLVIVGVIASIILLSTIGPMIFLAISLAIAYYGVRRFILSDSFIGKIGWALIVLIGLSLSLSNTGAFVGLVAFVVLYYTYKSWKKTKQDKYDEDWILD, encoded by the coding sequence ATGAAAATATTTTTAGTAATAGTCGGAGTGATAGCCTCTATCATTTTGCTCAGTACTATAGGACCAATGATCTTTCTAGCGATTAGTTTAGCCATTGCCTATTACGGTGTTCGAAGATTTATTTTGTCTGATTCATTTATCGGAAAAATAGGTTGGGCACTTATTGTGCTGATTGGCCTATCTCTTTCACTATCAAATACTGGTGCTTTTGTTGGACTTGTTGCTTTTGTAGTTCTTTATTATACCTATAAAAGTTGGAAAAAAACGAAGCAGGATAAATACGATGAAGATTGGATTTTAGATTAA
- a CDS encoding TIGR03943 family putative permease subunit gives MRINLQQVSRAIILFVFVIFIVRLHYTGDILKLINPKYLMLSKTAAILFLVLFIAQIKRILESDKHDHADHEGHNHDHGNAPFTFRKFISYAIVILPLFTGFFFPMSTLDASIAANKGAMLSLSNNTSKVDDAIEEETTEPDTESIEESTNNEVQQDDNVADPNLYSNTISKEEHDKLIDELSEQNSIEMTDQLYTTYHQEINMNADDYVGKEIKVTGFVYKEESFSANQLVLGRFIITHCVADAGVIGFLTEMDIAEELDEDTWVEAVGTIYLQEYEGDLLPAIKVTEWNVVEEPAQPYLYPISIKIT, from the coding sequence ATGCGTATTAATTTACAGCAGGTGAGTAGAGCGATTATTTTATTCGTTTTTGTTATTTTTATTGTACGTTTACATTATACGGGAGATATTCTTAAACTTATTAATCCTAAATATTTGATGCTGAGTAAGACAGCTGCTATTCTTTTTCTTGTTTTATTTATTGCACAAATTAAACGAATACTAGAATCTGACAAGCATGACCATGCGGATCACGAAGGGCATAACCATGATCATGGTAACGCACCATTTACTTTTAGAAAGTTTATATCGTATGCAATTGTTATTTTACCGTTGTTCACAGGATTCTTCTTTCCTATGTCTACTTTAGATGCTTCTATAGCAGCAAATAAGGGTGCAATGCTATCGTTATCTAATAATACGAGTAAAGTAGATGATGCAATAGAAGAGGAAACGACCGAACCTGACACCGAAAGTATTGAAGAAAGCACAAACAATGAAGTCCAACAGGATGATAATGTTGCAGACCCTAATCTATACTCAAATACGATAAGTAAAGAAGAACATGATAAATTAATAGATGAATTATCTGAACAAAATTCTATCGAGATGACTGATCAACTTTATACCACTTATCACCAGGAAATAAATATGAACGCGGATGATTATGTAGGAAAAGAAATAAAGGTAACAGGATTTGTTTATAAGGAAGAAAGTTTTTCGGCAAATCAATTAGTTCTCGGTAGATTTATTATCACACATTGTGTTGCTGATGCTGGAGTTATAGGATTCTTGACCGAAATGGATATAGCAGAAGAATTAGATGAAGATACTTGGGTAGAGGCAGTAGGTACGATATATTTGCAGGAATATGAAGGAGATCTATTACCAGCAATTAAAGTTACCGAGTGGAATGTTGTAGAAGAACCAGCCCAACCTTATTTGTATCCAATATCGATAAAAATCACATAA
- a CDS encoding permease: protein MIRGFRSFLIDFSLVILVGLAVYVLSFGDSFSSIIQLPNSVFHMNTIFLSILIEALPFVLIGVLIAGIIQIFVTEDHIKRWIPKNPILAIIMSCFVGALFPACECGIVPIVRRLLAKGVPIHAGIGFLLTGPLINPLVILSTYMAFGNDFKIAASRMILGFLIAVLISIIISVMFKSNQLKHTIEVQQTHTISHNHGSQSIFSKLGHTVTHAVDEFFDMGKYLIVGALLAAFVQTYVSSEALLELGSGQVSSTAVMMGLAYLLSLCSEADAFIAASFSNVFPTTAILGFLIYGPMTDLKNTMMMLSVFKTRFVILFVLIVTIVVFSVLTLLDGFY from the coding sequence ATCATTCGGGGATTTCGTTCCTTTCTAATAGATTTTTCGTTGGTTATTTTGGTTGGTTTAGCTGTTTATGTACTGTCTTTTGGTGATTCCTTTTCATCTATTATCCAGTTACCCAATTCTGTTTTTCATATGAATACAATTTTTTTAAGCATCTTAATTGAAGCACTCCCTTTTGTCTTAATAGGTGTTTTAATTGCTGGTATTATCCAAATATTTGTAACAGAAGATCATATAAAACGCTGGATACCAAAGAACCCCATTTTAGCAATTATTATGAGTTGTTTCGTAGGGGCTCTTTTTCCTGCTTGTGAATGTGGAATTGTTCCAATAGTTCGTAGATTACTAGCAAAGGGAGTTCCCATACATGCTGGTATAGGGTTTCTACTAACTGGTCCACTTATTAATCCACTGGTTATTCTTTCTACGTATATGGCATTTGGAAATGATTTTAAAATTGCGGCATCTAGGATGATATTAGGTTTCTTGATTGCGGTACTTATTTCTATTATTATTAGTGTAATGTTTAAGTCTAATCAATTAAAACATACAATTGAAGTACAACAAACACATACAATTAGCCATAATCATGGTTCACAATCAATTTTCAGTAAACTAGGTCATACTGTAACACATGCGGTTGATGAGTTCTTTGATATGGGGAAATATTTGATTGTAGGTGCATTATTAGCAGCATTTGTTCAAACGTATGTCTCTTCTGAAGCTTTACTTGAACTTGGAAGTGGACAAGTTTCTTCAACTGCTGTCATGATGGGATTAGCGTACCTTTTATCACTCTGTTCAGAAGCAGATGCGTTTATTGCGGCTTCATTCAGTAATGTATTTCCAACAACTGCAATATTAGGATTTCTTATTTATGGGCCAATGACAGATTTAAAGAATACGATGATGATGCTTAGTGTTTTCAAAACGAGATTTGTAATTTTATTTGTCTTAATTGTAACTATTGTCGTGTTTAGTGTGTTAACGTTACTAGACGGCTTCTATTAG
- a CDS encoding MATE family efflux transporter, with protein sequence MNHPSNVLPVVSHKSYLQLALPLVLATITTPLLGAVDTAVVGQLPDPIYIGGVAVGSVIFNTLYWSLGFLRVSTSGFTAQAHGANDPDNLAMSFIRPAIIAAVIGCLFILFQVQIKDFALFIMQPTNELKEQILIYYNIRIWGAPFALMNYVILGWLMGSSKVRLTLFLQVGMNLTNIVLNIIFVTVFSFAVTGVATATLLVEIVFMVIGLFFLVKLNMIKFSLHKYRKIFDKNSIVKLVRVNRDLMIRSICLLVVFTLFTSIGTQMGEAVLAANAILFQVHYLMSYCLDGFANASSILTGRSVGSDNKRMYKRTLNLSAIWGGVVAICLASILYLTSDIMFSLFTSIEEVKVLISNYQGWLLLFPIVSFWGLLLNGVFSGATEVVPIRNSLIIAMILFLIMIHFLISLYGNHGLWFGFILFSFVRSIILNAYLPGLSKTLFKSGKV encoded by the coding sequence ATGAATCACCCATCAAATGTGTTACCAGTTGTATCGCATAAAAGTTATCTGCAATTAGCTCTTCCCTTAGTGCTTGCAACAATTACAACACCGCTGTTAGGGGCAGTTGACACAGCAGTAGTTGGACAACTACCCGATCCTATTTATATAGGAGGTGTCGCTGTAGGAAGTGTGATTTTCAATACACTCTATTGGAGTTTAGGATTCCTACGTGTAAGTACATCAGGTTTTACAGCACAAGCTCATGGAGCGAATGATCCTGATAATTTAGCGATGTCTTTTATACGCCCTGCAATAATTGCAGCTGTAATTGGTTGTCTATTTATCTTGTTTCAAGTTCAAATTAAAGACTTTGCCCTATTTATCATGCAACCGACGAATGAATTAAAAGAGCAAATTTTAATTTATTATAATATTCGGATTTGGGGTGCGCCATTTGCCTTAATGAATTATGTCATATTAGGGTGGTTAATGGGTTCTTCAAAAGTCCGATTAACACTGTTTTTACAAGTTGGAATGAATCTAACAAATATTGTACTAAACATTATATTTGTTACTGTTTTTAGTTTTGCTGTCACAGGTGTAGCAACAGCAACGCTGCTAGTTGAGATTGTATTCATGGTAATTGGTCTATTTTTTTTAGTTAAATTAAATATGATTAAGTTTTCTTTGCATAAATACAGAAAAATTTTTGACAAAAATAGTATAGTGAAATTAGTGAGAGTTAATCGAGATTTAATGATAAGATCGATATGCTTACTAGTTGTCTTTACGTTATTCACTTCTATAGGTACACAAATGGGCGAAGCTGTTTTAGCTGCTAACGCTATACTTTTTCAAGTCCATTATCTGATGTCTTATTGTTTAGATGGCTTTGCGAATGCGAGTAGTATATTGACAGGTCGCTCTGTTGGTTCTGATAATAAGCGTATGTATAAGCGAACCTTAAATCTTTCTGCGATTTGGGGTGGGGTGGTTGCAATTTGTTTAGCTAGTATCCTTTATCTTACTTCAGATATTATGTTTTCTCTTTTTACTTCTATAGAAGAGGTAAAAGTACTTATCTCAAACTATCAAGGTTGGCTTTTGTTATTCCCAATCGTTAGTTTCTGGGGATTGCTGTTAAATGGTGTTTTTTCTGGAGCTACGGAAGTCGTCCCAATACGAAATTCATTGATTATAGCAATGATACTATTTTTAATCATGATACATTTTTTGATTTCTCTATACGGTAATCATGGCTTGTGGTTTGGATTTATTTTATTTTCGTTTGTGCGATCAATTATATTAAATGCATATTTACCGGGACTATCCAAGACGCTATTTAAAAGTGGAAAAGTTTAA
- a CDS encoding ABC transporter ATP-binding protein — MALLQAQSIFKSYGKDNVILNDVNVEIEKGKCFGLVGESGSGKSTLARCLLGIERIDSGSIVLNGVELQGLDERKFRKQRIHMQAVFQNPTASLNPKLKIKESMIDPYTQFSEQLNLTYFKYVNKEQYIKQLLEAVELSASLANRYPHELSGGQKQRVTIARALSIEPDLLILDEPTASLDVISQGAILKLLTSLRKQIGMAYLFISHDLAAVSEMSQDIMVMKEGSVVDSFLEKDLFSKTRNSYTKELIELFV, encoded by the coding sequence ATGGCATTACTACAAGCGCAATCTATTTTTAAGTCATATGGTAAAGATAATGTTATTCTAAACGATGTAAATGTAGAAATTGAAAAGGGGAAGTGCTTTGGTTTAGTTGGGGAGAGTGGATCAGGTAAAAGTACATTAGCCAGATGTTTATTAGGGATTGAACGAATTGATAGTGGAAGTATTGTTCTTAATGGGGTAGAATTACAAGGCTTAGACGAACGGAAGTTTAGGAAACAGCGCATTCATATGCAAGCCGTTTTTCAGAATCCTACAGCTTCACTTAATCCTAAGTTAAAAATAAAGGAATCAATGATTGATCCATATACGCAATTCTCAGAGCAACTTAATTTAACTTATTTTAAATATGTAAATAAAGAACAATATATAAAACAATTGCTTGAAGCGGTTGAATTATCTGCTAGCTTAGCTAACCGTTATCCACATGAACTTAGTGGCGGTCAAAAGCAAAGAGTAACAATAGCACGTGCTTTGAGTATAGAACCGGATCTTCTAATCCTCGATGAACCAACTGCAAGTCTTGATGTGATTTCGCAAGGAGCTATATTAAAGTTACTTACTAGTTTACGTAAACAAATAGGAATGGCCTATTTGTTTATCTCTCATGACTTAGCTGCTGTATCTGAAATGAGTCAAGATATAATGGTAATGAAAGAAGGTTCTGTTGTTGATAGTTTTTTGGAAAAGGATTTATTCTCAAAAACTAGAAATAGCTATACGAAGGAATTAATAGAATTATTTGTATGA
- a CDS encoding ABC transporter ATP-binding protein: MSLLAIEQLSVYKNNETIIDNISFEIKKGEWFALVGQSGSGKSVTASAIGRLAAPNFKLSGKILFENHDILTMSKKGMQKIRGKEISYIFQDYQGSFTPFITIGKHFEESFKRHTNFSKKKRRDETIKALHSVELDEALYVRYPFQLSGGQLQRVSIALALLLKPKLLIADEATTALDSVTCYKILGLLTKLQKETKCTILFITHDWRHVRNYADHIAVMKDGEITEIGKKQKIISNPQHSYTKKLIAAAPKLNNHSFEEVK; encoded by the coding sequence ATGTCTTTATTAGCTATTGAACAATTATCTGTTTATAAAAACAATGAAACGATTATTGATAATATTTCTTTTGAAATTAAAAAAGGAGAGTGGTTTGCCCTTGTGGGACAGAGCGGAAGTGGGAAAAGTGTTACAGCTTCTGCGATTGGTCGACTAGCTGCACCTAACTTCAAGTTAAGTGGAAAGATACTTTTTGAAAATCATGATATTTTGACAATGTCTAAAAAAGGAATGCAAAAAATTAGGGGAAAGGAAATCTCCTATATTTTTCAGGATTATCAGGGATCATTTACCCCCTTTATAACGATAGGTAAACATTTCGAAGAATCTTTTAAGAGACATACTAACTTTTCAAAGAAGAAGAGAAGAGACGAAACAATAAAAGCACTTCATTCTGTTGAACTAGATGAAGCGCTCTATGTACGTTACCCTTTTCAACTTAGTGGGGGACAGTTACAACGGGTTTCGATTGCATTAGCACTTCTTCTAAAACCCAAACTTCTAATAGCAGATGAAGCCACAACAGCATTGGATAGTGTTACATGCTATAAAATTTTAGGATTACTAACCAAATTACAGAAAGAAACAAAATGCACCATTTTATTTATAACGCATGATTGGCGTCACGTAAGAAATTATGCTGATCATATCGCTGTGATGAAAGACGGGGAAATTACAGAAATCGGTAAAAAACAAAAGATTATTTCTAACCCACAGCATAGTTATACAAAAAAACTAATTGCTGCGGCGCCTAAGTTGAATAATCATAGTTTTGAAGAGGTGAAGTAA
- the nikC gene encoding nickel transporter permease: protein MAFLTDHTPVKKKNTSKIYAVIFAVLLLVVVLYTFLYLQYDPNLTDVSNRLLGTSLEHPLGTDHLGRDVLTRIILGGKFTVGYSVLALIVALIIGVPFGVFAGFKGGLIDRIFMRVADGFLAFPDTVVAIVLSGLLGAGIGNLLFAIVLVKWVNYARLVRSTVMTERKREYVDIARINGMKPWQIMIKHILPHVIGNVLVLASLDLGKIILLISSLSYIGLGAQPPSPEWGAMLNDSRPYFQSRPELMIYPGLAIVSVVLVSNLCGDYLRDRFDVKKEA from the coding sequence ATGGCATTTTTAACTGATCATACACCTGTGAAGAAGAAAAATACTAGTAAAATATATGCTGTTATATTCGCTGTTCTGCTATTAGTAGTAGTTCTTTATACGTTCCTATATCTTCAATATGATCCTAATCTTACAGATGTTTCAAATAGATTACTAGGTACGAGCCTAGAACACCCACTAGGGACAGATCATTTAGGACGAGATGTACTTACTAGAATAATACTTGGTGGTAAGTTTACGGTTGGTTACAGTGTTTTGGCGCTTATTGTAGCGCTTATAATTGGTGTTCCATTTGGTGTTTTTGCAGGTTTTAAGGGAGGATTAATTGATCGTATTTTTATGCGTGTTGCAGATGGATTCCTAGCATTTCCTGACACTGTAGTTGCGATTGTTTTGAGTGGATTACTTGGAGCAGGAATAGGGAACTTATTGTTTGCGATTGTATTGGTTAAATGGGTTAATTATGCACGATTAGTTCGAAGTACAGTAATGACGGAACGTAAAAGAGAGTATGTAGATATAGCTAGAATAAATGGAATGAAGCCTTGGCAAATAATGATTAAACATATTTTACCGCACGTAATTGGAAACGTCTTAGTGCTAGCAAGTCTTGATTTAGGGAAAATAATTTTATTAATATCATCTTTATCTTACATAGGACTTGGTGCACAACCGCCATCACCAGAATGGGGAGCGATGTTAAACGATTCTAGACCATATTTTCAATCAAGACCAGAGTTAATGATTTATCCTGGTCTAGCAATCGTTAGTGTAGTTTTAGTATCAAATCTTTGTGGGGATTATCTAAGAGATCGTTTTGATGTGAAAAAGGAGGCTTAG
- the nikB gene encoding nickel ABC transporter permease, producing MFRIISRRLIEVLIFVLIITFISFLFIRLAPGDPIMTILNADELAVTQNQIESLREEMGFNEPLLIQYVTWLWRFIQFDLGDSFVTGQPVMELILGAVPATLELTIGSTIVMLLIAIPLGSLAAIYRNSWIDQFSRALSVVGAAIPSFWLGLLLIDLLAVEMGFFPTMGRDGFLSLLLPSITLGLAISSVYVRLLRSSLLESLNQDFIKAARARGLSSFRIFFFHAFRSALPPVITVFGVSIGSLIGGVVVVEVLFAYPGIGKLVVDSIKQRDYPIIQGYILIMAIIVFSVNTLVDLSYYLLNPEARLREKETN from the coding sequence ATGTTTCGAATTATAAGTAGACGATTAATAGAGGTTCTTATTTTTGTCCTTATTATTACCTTTATTAGTTTCCTATTTATTCGATTAGCACCAGGAGACCCAATAATGACAATATTAAATGCGGATGAGCTAGCTGTTACACAGAATCAAATAGAATCATTGCGAGAAGAGATGGGTTTTAATGAACCTCTTCTCATTCAATACGTGACCTGGTTATGGAGATTTATTCAATTTGATCTTGGTGATTCTTTTGTTACTGGTCAACCTGTGATGGAACTTATTCTAGGGGCAGTTCCTGCAACGTTAGAATTAACGATAGGATCTACCATTGTTATGCTTTTGATAGCTATTCCGTTAGGATCACTAGCTGCAATATATCGAAACAGTTGGATTGATCAGTTTAGTAGAGCTCTATCTGTGGTCGGGGCTGCAATCCCGAGTTTTTGGTTAGGTCTTCTTTTAATTGATCTATTAGCTGTTGAAATGGGCTTTTTTCCTACAATGGGTCGTGATGGATTTTTATCCTTACTTCTACCATCTATAACTTTAGGGCTGGCAATCTCAAGTGTGTATGTACGTTTACTACGCTCCAGTTTACTGGAGTCATTAAACCAAGATTTTATTAAGGCTGCACGAGCAAGAGGATTATCTTCATTTCGAATTTTCTTTTTTCATGCTTTTCGTTCCGCGCTTCCTCCTGTAATAACTGTTTTTGGCGTAAGTATTGGTAGCTTAATAGGCGGGGTTGTTGTGGTTGAAGTGCTCTTTGCATATCCTGGAATTGGTAAGTTAGTAGTTGATTCAATAAAACAGCGAGATTACCCAATTATTCAAGGTTATATATTGATTATGGCGATCATTGTCTTCTCAGTTAACACATTAGTGGATTTATCGTATTATCTGTTAAATCCAGAAGCTAGACTAAGAGAAAAGGAGACAAATTGA